TTTAATTGTGCCACCACCAGCCTACTGATCCTGTCGGAAATATTTGACGTTCCATTGACGGATCAGGTCCTGGATTCGGTACTTGGAATGCATGGCGCCGGAGAATATGGGGCTCAATGCGGATTGGTGGAAGGGACATTACTGTTTCTGGGCATCATCGGAAGGTGTACAGGTATTCCGGATGATGAGATCATACTGGGTTGTAAAGAATATGCCGGCAGGTTTGAGGAACAGTATTCAAGTCTGTTATGCAGGGAACTAAGGCCGGAAGGGTTCAGTGAAGATAATCCGCCCCATATATGCGAAAGCCTGACATGCAGGGCTATATGTTTCGCTATTGAGTTTGTAAGCACATTCATCGGTAAAGGGAATTCGTCGAATAACAATCCATAACCGCCTTGATTTTTACTTTCGGCAGGGGAGGGTACTTGATATCCGGTATCCTTTCTCATCCTTCAGAAAAGGCCGTTCGAACCTCCTTGCACCACTGAAAACAAGC
This region of Deltaproteobacteria bacterium genomic DNA includes:
- a CDS encoding C_GCAxxG_C_C family protein encodes the protein MQSFVQEKVKTYYWDNDFNCATTSLLILSEIFDVPLTDQVLDSVLGMHGAGEYGAQCGLVEGTLLFLGIIGRCTGIPDDEIILGCKEYAGRFEEQYSSLLCRELRPEGFSEDNPPHICESLTCRAICFAIEFVSTFIGKGNSSNNNP